Sequence from the Streptomyces mobaraensis NBRC 13819 = DSM 40847 genome:
CGCCCGCGCGAGGGCACGGGTTTCGTCGGGCTCGCGCCCGAGGCCACGATCCTGCCCATCCGGCAGAACGACGAGAAGGGCACCGGCACCGAGCGGACGCTCGCCACCGCCATCCGGCACGCGATCAGCCGGCACGCCCGCGTCATCAACATCTCGCAGGACACCGCGAAACCGCTGCACGCCGACTCGGACCTCGCCCAGGCCGTCCGGGAGGCCCTCAACGAGGACATCGTCGTGGTCGCCTCGGCGGGCAACGACGGACTCCAGGGCAAGGTGCGGAAAACGTACCCGGCGGCATATCCCGGCGTACTGGCCGTCGCCGCCTCCGACCGCAACAACGAGCGCGCCGCCTTTTCCCAGACGGGCGATTTCGTGGGAGTGGCCGCCCCCGGTGTCGAAATGGTCTCCACCGTGCCGAAGGGCGGCCAATGCGTGGACAGCGGAACGAGTTTCTCGGCACCGTACGTCGCCGGAATCGCGGCGCTTCTCCGCGCGAAACACCCGAACTGGAAACAGCATCAGGTCGTCGCCCAGATCGAGCAGACCGCGGAAAGGGCCGTCAAGGGCCGCGACGACTTCGTCGGCTGGGGCGTCGCCGATCCGGTGCGCGCGCTGACCGAGGACGAGCACCCCATCGACGCACCGGTGGCGGACCGCGCCGTCTCGGCC
This genomic interval carries:
- the mycP gene encoding type VII secretion-associated serine protease mycosin → MTVTVLRSAAASAMALATVLTVGVGPAAAGQRAAAPDALLLNGSGECTFPMKQQISGMPWALQRVVFDRLWQDTKGKGVRVAVIDTGVDIDNPQLTSAVDRSAGLDLLPKDKNAPPEKGARTDGTTDPVGHGTKVAGIIAARPREGTGFVGLAPEATILPIRQNDEKGTGTERTLATAIRHAISRHARVINISQDTAKPLHADSDLAQAVREALNEDIVVVASAGNDGLQGKVRKTYPAAYPGVLAVAASDRNNERAAFSQTGDFVGVAAPGVEMVSTVPKGGQCVDSGTSFSAPYVAGIAALLRAKHPNWKQHQVVAQIEQTAERAVKGRDDFVGWGVADPVRALTEDEHPIDAPVADRAVSAGRAVPKAAPLTIGETPRERDERLATYALITAGVLIAAVAGTAVALRDRRRRG